A DNA window from Buttiauxella agrestis contains the following coding sequences:
- a CDS encoding YacC family pilotin-like protein has translation MKMGVRALILGLLMAFSTSSQALSESEAEDMADLTAVFVFLKNDCGYQNLPNGQIRRALVFFAQQNQWDLSNYDTFNMKALGEDSYRDLSGIAIPTANKCKSLARDSLSLLAYVK, from the coding sequence ATGAAGATGGGAGTTAGGGCATTAATCCTGGGCTTGTTGATGGCTTTTTCCACCAGCAGTCAGGCACTTAGCGAGTCTGAAGCAGAAGATATGGCCGATCTTACTGCTGTGTTTGTGTTCCTGAAAAACGATTGTGGCTACCAAAATCTGCCGAACGGACAAATTCGCCGTGCACTGGTCTTTTTTGCCCAGCAAAACCAGTGGGATTTGAGCAATTACGACACCTTTAATATGAAGGCGCTCGGTGAAGATAGTTATCGTGATTTAAGTGGTATCGCTATCCCTACCGCGAACAAATGCAAATCCCTTGCCCGTGACTCGTTAAGTTTACTCGCCTACGTGAAGTAA
- a CDS encoding FKBP-type peptidyl-prolyl cis-trans isomerase N-terminal domain-containing protein has protein sequence MKRHSLILHVPLAITFLYGLSHPANAEEDPLAVITASSNFDNSVPAILNYAQQEQGKPSSGSVQAAPKSQKRVLASDKKSSLDSKYSQQQGWLTQKDATIRQLQMQLADKNAQEETFSQKEVELTTRIKALQTQLDAQKQQNTGLADVQKQSVLLEAQLKEKGTQLESLTQKLDANEQQRSTQISALQEQLNQESLAVKAKEAELAKLTSDFTQYKDEAAKKSAVVDLKLVPQQQAYSIGVSLGNDVLQELNTRESQGVKVDRDAALLGINDVFKGTLALDESTRNKSLAAASQALYENLSKTESLSIKEGKLYQQKFAKQKGVEFKEGVYSKIDYAGQDAIGPEDTVVIVMKETLTDGTVITDMEAAGKVWSQPLSAYPPIFSGPLKRLGNHGTITVVVPPDLAYGSKGLPPKIPPGATMTYSIRVVDVIKKTR, from the coding sequence ATGAAACGTCACTCTTTAATATTACACGTTCCGTTGGCAATAACTTTCCTGTACGGGTTAAGTCACCCCGCCAATGCGGAAGAAGATCCGTTAGCTGTTATTACGGCGAGTTCTAATTTCGATAACTCTGTGCCAGCAATTCTGAATTATGCGCAGCAAGAACAGGGTAAACCTTCTTCCGGGTCCGTTCAGGCGGCTCCGAAAAGCCAGAAACGGGTCCTGGCAAGCGACAAGAAAAGTTCTCTTGATAGCAAATATAGCCAGCAACAAGGTTGGCTAACGCAAAAAGATGCCACCATTCGTCAACTTCAGATGCAGCTTGCAGATAAAAATGCACAAGAGGAAACCTTCTCGCAAAAAGAAGTGGAGCTGACGACACGGATTAAAGCATTACAAACGCAGCTTGATGCGCAGAAGCAGCAAAACACCGGGCTTGCCGATGTGCAGAAGCAGTCGGTATTGCTCGAGGCGCAGCTCAAAGAAAAAGGCACTCAGCTTGAAAGCCTGACTCAAAAGCTCGACGCCAATGAGCAACAGCGTTCAACGCAAATTAGCGCCCTACAAGAGCAGTTGAATCAAGAAAGCCTGGCGGTGAAAGCGAAAGAAGCCGAGCTTGCCAAACTCACCAGCGATTTTACGCAGTACAAAGATGAAGCCGCTAAAAAATCCGCCGTGGTGGATTTGAAGCTGGTGCCTCAACAGCAGGCCTACTCTATCGGTGTCTCGCTGGGTAATGACGTTCTACAGGAGCTGAATACCCGTGAATCGCAGGGTGTGAAGGTCGATCGGGATGCCGCCCTGTTGGGCATAAACGATGTGTTTAAAGGCACGCTGGCACTTGATGAAAGCACGCGAAATAAATCACTCGCCGCGGCATCTCAGGCGTTGTACGAAAACCTGTCTAAAACAGAGAGCCTGTCGATTAAAGAAGGGAAACTGTACCAGCAGAAATTTGCCAAACAAAAAGGCGTTGAGTTCAAAGAAGGCGTCTACAGCAAGATTGATTACGCAGGCCAGGACGCGATTGGGCCAGAAGATACCGTGGTTATCGTGATGAAAGAGACCCTAACAGACGGTACGGTCATCACAGATATGGAAGCGGCAGGCAAAGTCTGGTCCCAGCCACTGAGTGCTTACCCACCGATTTTCAGCGGTCCGCTTAAGCGTCTGGGCAACCACGGCACTATTACCGTTGTCGTCCCACCGGATCTTGCCTATGGCAGTAAAGGATTACCGCCGAAAATACCACCGGGTGCCACCATGACTTACAGCATCCGCGTTGTTGATGTCATTAAAAAAACCAGGTAA
- the yacL gene encoding protein YacL, with protein sequence MEYEFLRDVTGLVKVRMSMGHEVVGHWFNEEVKDNLGLLDEVEEAANSVKGSERQWQRVGHEYTVLLDGEEVMIRANQLEISGDEMEEGMNYYDEESLSFCGVEDFMQVIAAYREFLSQR encoded by the coding sequence ATGGAATATGAATTTTTGCGTGATGTCACCGGGTTGGTGAAAGTGCGTATGTCGATGGGCCACGAAGTGGTGGGCCATTGGTTTAATGAAGAAGTAAAAGATAATCTTGGGCTGCTCGACGAAGTCGAAGAGGCGGCAAATTCAGTCAAAGGCAGTGAACGCCAGTGGCAACGTGTCGGGCATGAATATACTGTGTTGCTCGATGGTGAAGAAGTGATGATTCGCGCCAATCAGCTGGAAATTTCAGGTGATGAAATGGAAGAGGGGATGAACTACTACGATGAAGAAAGCTTGTCCTTCTGCGGCGTTGAAGATTTTATGCAAGTCATAGCGGCCTATCGCGAGTTTTTGAGCCAGCGATAA
- the acnB gene encoding bifunctional aconitate hydratase 2/2-methylisocitrate dehydratase, with product MLEEYRKHVAERAADGIVPKPLEASQMAALVELLKTPPAGEEEFLLDLITNRVPPGVDEAAYVKAGFLAAITKGDATSPLISPEKAVELLGTMQGGYNIHPLIDALDNEKLAPIAAKALSHTLLMFDNFYDVEEKAKAGNTHAQRVLKSWADAEWFLSRPKLADKITVTVFKVTGETNTDDLSPAPDAWSRPDIPLHALAMLKNAREGIEPDQPGSVGPIKQIEALNKKGFPLAYVGDVVGTGSSRKSATNSVLWFMGDDIPNVPNKRGGGVVLGGKIAPIFFNTMEDAGALPIEVDVNDLNMGDVIDIYPYKGEVRNHETNEVIANFELKTDVLLDEVRAGGRIPLIIGRGLTTKAREALDLPRSEVFVQAKDVVASTRGFSLAQKMVGRACGVDGIRPNQYCEPKMTSVGSQDTTGPMTRDELKDLACLGFSADLVMQSFCHTAAYPKPVDVNTHHTLPDFIMNRGGVSLRPGDGVIHSWLNRMLLPDTVGTGGDSHTRFPIGISFPAGSGLVAFAAATGVMPLDMPESVLVRFKGKMQPGITLRDLVHAIPLYAIKQGLLTVEKKGKKNIFSGRILEIEGLPTLKVEQAFELTDASAERSAAGCTIKLDREPIEEYLSSNIVLLKWMIAEGYGDRRTLERRIQGMEKWLADPQLLEADADAEYAEIIEIDLNDIKEPILCAPNDPDDARLLSDVQGEKIDEVFIGSCMTNIGHFRAAGKLLDSHKGQLPTRLWVAPPTRMDAAQLTEEGYYSVFGKSGARIEIPGCSLCMGNQARVADGSTVVSTSTRNFPNRLGTGANVYLASAELAAVASLLGKLPTPDEYQTFMAQVDKTAVDTYRYLNFDKLSQYTEKADGVIFQTAV from the coding sequence GTGCTAGAAGAATACCGTAAGCACGTAGCCGAACGTGCTGCAGATGGGATTGTTCCAAAACCTTTAGAAGCATCCCAAATGGCCGCACTGGTCGAGCTGCTGAAAACCCCTCCAGCGGGTGAAGAAGAATTCCTTTTAGATCTTATTACCAATCGTGTTCCGCCGGGCGTTGATGAAGCCGCCTACGTTAAAGCCGGTTTCCTGGCTGCCATCACTAAAGGTGATGCTACCTCCCCATTAATCTCCCCTGAGAAAGCTGTAGAACTGCTTGGCACCATGCAAGGTGGCTACAACATTCATCCGCTGATTGACGCGCTGGATAACGAAAAGCTGGCACCGATTGCAGCTAAAGCGCTGTCTCACACGCTGCTAATGTTCGATAACTTCTACGATGTAGAAGAGAAAGCCAAAGCGGGCAACACCCACGCACAACGAGTGCTGAAATCCTGGGCTGATGCCGAGTGGTTCCTGTCGCGCCCTAAACTGGCTGACAAAATCACCGTTACCGTATTTAAAGTCACTGGTGAAACCAACACCGATGACCTGTCTCCGGCACCTGATGCCTGGTCACGCCCGGATATTCCTCTGCACGCATTAGCGATGCTGAAAAACGCCCGCGAAGGTATCGAACCGGATCAACCTGGAAGCGTTGGCCCGATCAAACAGATCGAAGCGTTAAACAAAAAAGGTTTCCCGCTGGCATATGTGGGCGACGTAGTCGGTACCGGTTCTTCGCGTAAATCTGCAACCAACTCCGTGCTGTGGTTTATGGGCGACGACATCCCGAACGTGCCGAACAAGCGCGGCGGCGGTGTGGTGCTCGGCGGTAAAATTGCACCCATCTTCTTTAACACGATGGAAGATGCGGGTGCGCTGCCAATCGAAGTGGACGTAAACGACCTGAACATGGGCGATGTTATCGACATCTATCCATATAAAGGCGAAGTGCGTAACCATGAAACCAACGAAGTTATCGCAAACTTTGAGCTGAAAACTGACGTGCTGCTGGACGAAGTTCGTGCCGGTGGTCGTATTCCGCTGATCATCGGTCGCGGTCTGACGACTAAAGCACGTGAAGCACTGGATCTGCCACGCAGCGAAGTCTTCGTGCAGGCAAAAGACGTTGTCGCAAGCACTCGCGGCTTCTCTCTGGCGCAGAAAATGGTTGGCCGCGCTTGTGGCGTGGACGGCATTCGTCCGAACCAGTACTGCGAACCAAAAATGACGTCTGTCGGTTCTCAGGACACCACCGGTCCAATGACCCGTGATGAACTCAAAGACCTGGCGTGCCTGGGCTTCTCCGCTGATTTGGTGATGCAGTCCTTCTGCCACACTGCCGCTTATCCTAAGCCGGTAGATGTGAACACTCACCACACGCTGCCTGACTTCATCATGAACCGTGGCGGCGTGTCACTGCGTCCGGGCGATGGTGTTATCCACTCCTGGCTGAACCGTATGCTGCTGCCGGATACCGTCGGTACGGGCGGTGACTCCCACACCCGTTTCCCAATTGGTATTTCCTTCCCAGCGGGTTCTGGTCTGGTCGCGTTTGCTGCGGCAACCGGCGTGATGCCACTGGATATGCCTGAGTCTGTGCTGGTGCGCTTCAAAGGTAAAATGCAGCCTGGGATTACTCTGCGCGACCTGGTTCACGCCATCCCGCTGTATGCCATCAAACAAGGCCTGCTGACCGTTGAGAAGAAAGGTAAGAAAAACATCTTCTCTGGTCGTATCCTGGAAATCGAAGGCTTGCCAACGCTGAAAGTTGAGCAGGCGTTTGAGCTGACGGATGCTTCCGCTGAACGTTCTGCTGCGGGCTGTACCATCAAGCTTGATCGTGAGCCGATTGAAGAATACCTGAGCTCAAACATCGTGCTGCTGAAGTGGATGATCGCAGAAGGTTATGGCGATCGTCGCACACTTGAGCGCCGTATCCAGGGCATGGAAAAATGGCTGGCCGATCCTCAGTTGCTCGAAGCCGATGCCGATGCGGAATACGCAGAGATCATCGAAATCGATCTGAACGATATCAAAGAGCCAATTCTGTGTGCGCCAAACGATCCTGACGATGCACGTCTGCTGTCTGATGTTCAGGGCGAGAAAATCGACGAAGTGTTTATCGGTTCTTGCATGACCAACATCGGCCACTTCCGCGCGGCAGGTAAACTGCTTGATAGCCACAAAGGCCAGCTGCCAACTCGCCTGTGGGTTGCGCCCCCAACGCGTATGGATGCCGCTCAGTTGACTGAGGAAGGCTACTACAGCGTGTTTGGTAAGAGCGGTGCGCGTATCGAAATCCCTGGCTGTTCACTGTGCATGGGGAACCAGGCGCGTGTGGCAGACGGTTCGACCGTGGTTTCAACTTCTACGCGTAACTTCCCTAACCGTTTAGGGACTGGCGCTAACGTCTACCTGGCTTCCGCAGAGCTGGCCGCAGTGGCTTCACTGCTGGGCAAACTGCCAACGCCTGACGAATACCAGACCTTTATGGCCCAGGTTGATAAGACGGCGGTTGATACTTACCGTTACCTGAACTTCGACAAACTTTCTCAGTACACCGAGAAAGCGGACGGCGTGATTTTCCAGACTGCGGTCTAA
- a CDS encoding DUF3300 domain-containing protein has protein sequence MKLPFKPHILALICSVGILAASGVVYVKSQTTPVTTPAAQTTQPAPVAQTAPAATPAPTAAAVAQPAYSTAQLDQWVAPVALYPDPLLSQVLMAATYPANVVQAVQWSRDNPKLEGDAAIQAVANQPWDPSVKSLVAFPQLMALMGENPEWVQNLGDAFLAQPQDLMDSVQKLRLLAQQTGALKTTPQQTVTSTPVTVNQNTTVAAPASSGSSSSSSKTVAAAPAQTVIKIEPTDPQVVYVPTYNPSTVYGTWPNTAYPPTYLPPPPGEQFSNSFVNGLGFSLGIATTYAIFSNIDWDDDDYHHNGDYHGGGNGNNININNVNNFNRISGQNIQDRNNIAWQHNPAYRNGVPYNNSNVAQRYHQTNVAGGLSSTQRAPVNRDAQRQAAATQLQQNKGRIDAAAPQLASRDTQRKASSQQLNQIAQRNNYRGYDSQSADSRRNTAKQQFNQSANQQQRRDTAKTQLHNPTAQQQQRRDNVKSQEHRQTSQQQQQRRETAQQHRSSNNLGQTQRAVSRPNAFSGNDSRSPSWQAQNQRGQQSLNRSSAHREQRSPSREHNSGHREFNRR, from the coding sequence ATGAAGTTGCCCTTTAAGCCTCATATTCTTGCCCTCATTTGCAGTGTTGGAATTTTAGCGGCGTCCGGCGTTGTGTATGTGAAAAGCCAGACAACGCCTGTAACAACACCCGCGGCGCAGACCACGCAACCCGCTCCAGTGGCACAAACTGCTCCGGCTGCAACGCCTGCACCGACCGCTGCGGCAGTCGCGCAACCGGCCTACAGCACGGCACAACTCGACCAATGGGTTGCACCTGTAGCGCTCTACCCTGACCCACTTTTGTCTCAGGTATTAATGGCGGCCACTTACCCCGCTAACGTGGTTCAGGCGGTACAATGGTCGCGTGATAACCCAAAACTTGAGGGTGATGCGGCGATTCAGGCCGTGGCAAATCAACCATGGGATCCGAGCGTAAAATCTCTGGTCGCCTTCCCGCAGTTAATGGCCTTGATGGGTGAAAACCCGGAATGGGTACAAAATCTGGGGGATGCATTTTTAGCCCAGCCACAAGATTTGATGGATTCAGTGCAGAAGTTGCGTTTGCTGGCGCAGCAAACCGGCGCTTTAAAAACTACGCCACAACAAACGGTCACGAGTACGCCTGTCACCGTAAATCAGAATACGACGGTTGCCGCGCCTGCAAGTTCCGGCTCCTCTTCGTCTTCATCAAAAACCGTCGCAGCGGCTCCAGCGCAGACGGTGATTAAAATCGAGCCGACTGACCCGCAAGTGGTGTATGTCCCGACCTACAATCCATCCACGGTATATGGCACCTGGCCTAATACTGCTTATCCCCCGACGTATCTCCCGCCACCTCCGGGGGAACAATTCAGCAACAGCTTTGTGAATGGCCTCGGGTTCAGCCTGGGTATTGCAACCACCTATGCGATATTCAGCAATATCGACTGGGATGACGACGATTATCACCATAATGGTGATTATCATGGTGGCGGTAACGGCAATAACATCAATATTAACAACGTGAATAACTTCAACCGTATCTCCGGGCAAAATATTCAGGATCGCAATAATATAGCCTGGCAGCACAACCCGGCTTATCGCAATGGCGTGCCTTATAACAACAGCAATGTTGCCCAGCGCTACCATCAGACCAACGTCGCAGGCGGTTTGAGCTCCACTCAAAGAGCGCCCGTTAACCGTGATGCCCAGCGACAAGCGGCGGCCACACAATTGCAGCAAAACAAGGGGCGAATTGATGCAGCCGCTCCGCAATTGGCTTCTCGTGATACCCAACGTAAGGCCTCTTCGCAGCAATTGAACCAGATTGCCCAGCGGAATAATTACCGTGGCTATGATTCGCAAAGTGCGGATTCACGCCGCAATACTGCGAAGCAACAGTTCAACCAATCCGCGAATCAGCAACAACGCCGGGACACGGCTAAAACTCAGTTGCACAACCCGACAGCACAGCAACAACAGCGCCGCGATAATGTGAAATCGCAAGAACATCGTCAGACTTCACAGCAGCAGCAACAGCGTCGCGAAACGGCTCAGCAACACCGCAGCAGTAATAATCTCGGCCAGACACAGCGAGCGGTATCACGTCCGAACGCGTTTAGCGGGAATGACAGTCGCTCTCCTTCCTGGCAGGCACAAAACCAGCGCGGGCAGCAAAGTCTGAATCGCTCATCGGCTCATCGTGAGCAACGTAGCCCGTCAAGAGAACATAATTCTGGGCATCGTGAATTTAATCGCCGTTAA
- a CDS encoding DUF2950 domain-containing protein, translating to MKNRMKLSALVMLMLPAFVQAQQMFNTPELAAQSFATAVISQDEAALTEVLGDNWRHYLPDEKADPEAVARFVRDWKVSHKIDEQGDTAHLNVGQENWQLPIPMVKTQAGWHFDMQRAADEILTRTIGLNELSAIQAVQAYVAAQQDYYQLDQQYAQKFVSTEGKKDGLYWPAVPGEAPSPLGPSFSPVQPGMGYHGYHFRILTAQGADAPGGAKNYISDGKMAEGFALIAWPVEYGETGVTTFMVNNQGVVYQKDLGEETAEKVQEIKEFNPDKSWQEEQQ from the coding sequence ATGAAAAATCGCATGAAGTTAAGTGCATTAGTAATGCTTATGTTGCCTGCTTTCGTTCAGGCACAGCAGATGTTCAACACCCCTGAGTTGGCGGCCCAATCATTTGCCACCGCAGTAATAAGCCAGGATGAAGCGGCGCTGACGGAAGTGCTGGGCGATAACTGGCGGCACTATCTGCCCGATGAAAAAGCCGATCCTGAAGCCGTCGCCCGTTTTGTTCGTGACTGGAAAGTCAGCCATAAGATTGACGAACAAGGCGATACCGCGCATTTGAATGTCGGACAAGAAAACTGGCAGTTGCCGATTCCGATGGTGAAAACACAGGCAGGCTGGCATTTCGACATGCAGCGAGCGGCCGATGAAATTCTTACCCGCACTATCGGTCTGAACGAACTGTCTGCCATTCAGGCAGTTCAAGCCTACGTTGCGGCGCAGCAGGATTATTATCAGCTAGATCAGCAGTACGCTCAGAAGTTTGTCAGCACCGAAGGCAAGAAAGATGGGTTGTACTGGCCCGCAGTGCCTGGCGAAGCACCCAGCCCTCTCGGCCCAAGCTTCAGTCCGGTACAACCTGGCATGGGCTATCACGGCTACCATTTCCGGATCCTGACCGCTCAGGGGGCTGACGCTCCGGGTGGTGCGAAGAACTATATTAGCGACGGGAAAATGGCGGAGGGTTTTGCGTTAATCGCCTGGCCTGTTGAATACGGGGAAACTGGCGTTACAACCTTTATGGTGAATAACCAGGGCGTGGTTTATCAAAAAGATTTAGGGGAAGAAACGGCTGAGAAAGTGCAGGAAATAAAAGAATTCAATCCGGATAAAAGCTGGCAGGAAGAGCAACAATAA